The following proteins come from a genomic window of Galactobacillus timonensis:
- a CDS encoding LysR family transcriptional regulator, with product MIDAKIYTVLKVVETGNYSRAANELGLSQPAVSQHIHAIESELNIHLFERTGMHLKLTREGEKVVKYARSMVALDIKLRKELQDEANGITSLNIGITHTVEANRITEVFAKYIMENSGVTMRLITDTQAHLLQKIKNYEADFAIIDGAFHDPSLISMPLDTDSLVLIVPPSHELAQKSMVTINDVRSQKLILRLPNSGTRDLFMAALEGQNMSIEEFNVILEIDNVATIKDLVRHGYGASVLARSACQSEIRKKKLVALPIENLSMNREIDIVYPNGFEHMDILKKISAIYHEQ from the coding sequence ATGATTGATGCAAAGATATACACCGTTTTGAAAGTAGTGGAAACAGGAAATTATTCACGTGCTGCAAATGAGCTCGGCCTTTCACAGCCGGCCGTCAGCCAGCATATTCATGCGATTGAGTCTGAACTTAACATTCATCTTTTTGAACGGACCGGCATGCACCTGAAGCTGACCAGGGAGGGTGAAAAAGTAGTCAAGTATGCCCGCTCCATGGTTGCACTTGATATCAAGCTGCGTAAGGAACTGCAGGATGAGGCAAATGGAATCACGAGCCTGAATATCGGCATTACTCATACGGTTGAGGCAAACCGCATTACAGAAGTCTTTGCCAAGTACATTATGGAAAACTCAGGTGTGACGATGAGATTAATCACAGATACCCAGGCTCATCTGCTGCAGAAAATCAAGAATTATGAAGCTGATTTTGCTATTATTGACGGTGCTTTTCATGATCCTTCTCTTATCAGTATGCCCTTGGATACGGACAGTCTTGTTCTGATTGTGCCGCCGAGTCATGAGCTTGCTCAGAAATCCATGGTGACAATAAACGATGTGCGCTCTCAGAAACTCATCCTGCGCCTGCCTAACAGCGGCACCAGAGATCTTTTTATGGCTGCATTGGAAGGGCAGAACATGTCCATTGAAGAGTTTAATGTCATTCTGGAAATAGATAATGTGGCCACCATCAAAGACCTTGTCAGACATGGGTATGGGGCATCCGTTTTAGCCAGAAGTGCATGCCAGAGTGAAATCAGGAAGAAGAAGCTTGTGGCACTTCCAATTGAAAATCTCAGTATGAATCGTGAAATAGATATTGTTTATCCAAAT
- a CDS encoding MATE family efflux transporter, translated as MKEDTKKLFDNTHVSRAVIKLALPMVISQIILVIYNMADTFFIGLTGQVTSITAVTICMPPYMFLSAIANLFGVGGSTTISRALGRKRTGRAENASAFAFYGCLLVTALYCTGVWLLRDSFLNVLGGRNEVVHTQAVKYMVVTVCFGGLFTSMSSMLANLVRAEGRLAESGAGIVLGGVLNILLDPLFMFVILPKGNEVLGAGIATALSNVISFLYFVILIHVLQKKGSCIQFHLNSTAFEDGTFREIFMTGMPAFTMTLMENISYAVLDALIASAGTDVQAGIGVAKKVNMLAHSIVRGISQGVLPLIAYAYGSRDFKRMKSVIRFSSTLAVVFALAAMTINLIFARGLTGIFLPEGPSLIYAEKFLRILTIGCPFSAFAYSIISFFQAVNNGRKSFILALLRKGIVDIPLMFILNLTRSADAVVWATPITDILSCAVAVILFEQSLLYLEQKFETKASYKAPANSF; from the coding sequence ATGAAAGAAGATACAAAAAAATTATTTGATAATACGCATGTGTCCAGAGCGGTTATCAAACTGGCTCTGCCGATGGTAATCAGTCAGATTATACTGGTTATTTATAATATGGCGGATACATTCTTCATCGGTCTTACCGGTCAGGTGACAAGCATTACTGCCGTAACCATCTGCATGCCTCCCTATATGTTTCTTTCTGCCATTGCCAATTTATTCGGCGTCGGCGGTTCCACAACAATTTCAAGAGCCCTGGGTAGAAAGAGAACGGGCAGAGCAGAAAATGCATCTGCATTTGCCTTTTACGGCTGCCTCTTGGTTACGGCACTGTACTGCACAGGCGTATGGCTGCTGCGTGACTCCTTTCTGAATGTACTTGGTGGGCGAAATGAAGTTGTCCACACACAGGCTGTGAAATACATGGTGGTGACAGTATGCTTCGGCGGATTATTTACTTCCATGAGCTCCATGCTGGCAAATCTCGTCCGGGCAGAAGGCAGATTGGCTGAATCCGGTGCCGGCATTGTATTAGGCGGTGTATTGAATATTCTGCTTGATCCGTTATTCATGTTTGTCATTCTTCCAAAAGGAAATGAAGTTCTCGGTGCCGGTATCGCTACTGCTCTTTCCAATGTTATTTCGTTTCTGTATTTTGTCATATTGATTCATGTTCTGCAGAAGAAAGGCTCTTGCATTCAGTTTCATTTAAACAGCACTGCTTTTGAGGACGGAACATTCCGGGAGATATTCATGACCGGCATGCCGGCATTTACGATGACTTTGATGGAAAATATCTCCTATGCCGTTCTGGATGCCCTGATTGCTTCAGCCGGGACGGATGTACAGGCCGGCATCGGTGTGGCAAAGAAAGTCAACATGCTTGCTCATTCCATTGTTCGCGGTATATCGCAGGGCGTTCTTCCGCTAATCGCCTATGCCTATGGCAGCCGTGATTTCAAAAGAATGAAGTCGGTCATCAGATTCTCTTCAACCCTGGCAGTTGTATTTGCTTTGGCCGCAATGACAATCAATCTTATCTTTGCCAGGGGGCTGACCGGTATCTTTCTGCCGGAAGGACCTTCTCTGATCTATGCCGAAAAATTTCTGCGCATTCTGACGATAGGCTGTCCTTTTTCTGCCTTTGCATATTCCATTATTTCTTTCTTTCAGGCTGTTAACAATGGAAGAAAATCCTTTATACTTGCATTATTAAGAAAAGGAATTGTTGATATTCCGCTGATGTTTATTCTGAACTTAACCAGATCTGCAGATGCTGTTGTCTGGGCTACGCCGATCACGGATATTCTGAGCTGCGCTGTAGCTGTCATTTTGTTTGAACAGTCACTGCTTTATCTTGAACAAAAGTTTGAAACAAAAGCTTCATATAAAGCACCAGCGAACAGTTTTTAA
- a CDS encoding site-specific integrase encodes MATFSLKYQEKTAEGKMNFIGITHRYFDEINKNNLPKTNDTYIQRYEENIFPYVDIRIPAEDYDEETIEELISRIRVRSGYSDQSINSSIRHLIYDPCMCFFRDPKNIGVDPNTLWGSANDYRVKENEDRSAAFLKIRKSLSIEEEKAAAKYLLDPKTESGENPGLTLMFLLGTRNNETCPLRFGDIREMTEFPGCYYVQIFETVRLGDNTLKASGKTANSPRRLPIMPVLLDYLRGRKEYICSQIRFPYTDSSGKTFSSVDELPIACRGNQFSVICRSKDLTLAGKRFLHDVLKLQEQEVSGIAAYMIETQNTWEDLKEKDVTTYLFRRNFATHLYNLGFTLTDSQYYMGHAMDNTPMRRADYANEEYLHYLYTLLLRHPLNHPKNDFSLSARTNIDGGPVHVRITNKEYNDQILIQTRVPMNLVIRQSPARNKPKEEVDITDSVNQVYWRK; translated from the coding sequence ATGGCTACATTTTCTCTGAAATATCAGGAAAAAACCGCGGAAGGGAAGATGAACTTCATTGGCATTACGCATCGCTATTTTGATGAGATTAATAAGAATAACCTTCCGAAAACCAATGACACATATATTCAGCGCTACGAAGAAAATATCTTTCCGTATGTGGATATTCGAATTCCGGCAGAAGACTACGACGAAGAAACAATTGAAGAACTGATCAGCAGAATCCGTGTGCGGAGCGGGTATTCGGACCAGAGTATTAATTCAAGTATTCGGCATCTGATTTATGATCCCTGCATGTGCTTTTTCCGTGATCCTAAGAATATCGGAGTTGACCCGAACACACTGTGGGGATCGGCAAATGATTATCGAGTTAAGGAAAATGAAGACCGTTCTGCCGCCTTCCTGAAGATCCGTAAGTCACTTTCTATTGAAGAAGAGAAAGCTGCAGCAAAGTATCTTTTGGATCCTAAAACGGAAAGTGGCGAGAATCCTGGCCTCACATTGATGTTTCTTTTGGGCACGCGAAATAACGAAACGTGTCCGCTCAGGTTTGGTGATATTCGCGAAATGACAGAGTTCCCGGGATGCTATTATGTACAGATTTTTGAGACTGTTCGATTAGGCGACAATACTCTGAAAGCCAGCGGCAAGACCGCCAATTCACCGCGAAGGCTGCCAATTATGCCTGTCCTTCTTGATTACCTGCGGGGAAGAAAGGAATATATCTGCTCTCAAATCCGCTTTCCTTATACAGACTCTTCTGGAAAAACTTTTTCTTCCGTAGATGAGCTTCCGATTGCCTGCAGAGGCAATCAATTCAGTGTGATTTGCCGTTCGAAAGATCTGACACTTGCAGGAAAAAGGTTTCTTCATGATGTTCTGAAATTGCAGGAACAGGAAGTGTCAGGCATCGCGGCCTACATGATCGAGACACAGAATACATGGGAAGATCTGAAGGAAAAGGATGTTACGACATATCTTTTCCGCAGAAACTTTGCGACGCATTTATACAATCTGGGCTTCACTTTGACCGACTCTCAATACTATATGGGACATGCAATGGACAATACGCCAATGCGGCGCGCGGACTATGCAAACGAAGAGTATCTGCACTATTTGTATACGCTGCTTCTTAGGCATCCTTTGAATCATCCCAAGAATGATTTTTCTCTGTCCGCAAGAACCAATATTGATGGCGGCCCTGTTCATGTTCGCATAACAAACAAAGAGTATAACGATCAGATTCTGATACAGACCAGGGTACCGATGAATCTGGTAATCCGGCAAAGCCCCGCCCGGAACAAGCCAAAGGAAGAAGTAGATATCACTGATTCCGTCAACCAGGTTTACTGGCGGAAGTAA
- the guaA gene encoding glutamine-hydrolyzing GMP synthase has translation MVEKIIVLDFGGQYKQLIARRVRENHVYCEILPYSTPLEKLLAENPKGIILTGGPNSVFGDEALSYDPRLFETGIPVLGICYGAQLMAYELGGKVLHADVSEYGHTEVKVAKSGRILRDWKRTSTVWMSHTDRISEVPEGFEVLASTENCPVAAMENAGRNLYAVQFHPEVVHTEEGSKLFHAFVYDICRCAGTWKMDSFVDTTVKELREKIGDGRVLCALSGGVDSSVCAVLLSKAVGKQLTCVFVDHGLLRKDEGDEVEKVFGPEGPYELNFVRVNAQEYFYEKLKGVTDPEQKRKIIGAEFINVFEKEARKIGKVDFLAQGTIYPDVVESGIGKGAVIKSHHNVGGLPDHVDFKEIVEPLRTLFKDEVRQVGLELGIPRNLVYRQPFPGPGLGIRIVGEVTAEKVRIVQEADAIYREELEKANIDMGRGQFFAALSNMRSVGVMGDGRTYEYAVVLRGVITSDFMTAEAAQIPWETLQICMNRIINEVKGVNRVLYDLTSKPPGTIELE, from the coding sequence ATGGTAGAGAAGATCATTGTTCTGGATTTCGGTGGACAGTACAAGCAGCTGATTGCGCGCCGTGTCCGTGAGAATCATGTGTACTGTGAGATTCTTCCGTATTCGACGCCGCTCGAAAAGCTGCTGGCGGAGAATCCGAAGGGAATCATTCTGACGGGGGGCCCGAACAGTGTGTTCGGTGATGAGGCACTGTCCTATGATCCGAGGCTGTTTGAGACGGGCATTCCGGTGCTTGGCATCTGCTATGGTGCGCAGCTGATGGCCTATGAGCTTGGGGGCAAAGTTCTGCATGCGGATGTCAGTGAGTACGGGCATACGGAAGTGAAGGTTGCTAAGAGCGGCCGTATTCTGAGGGACTGGAAGCGGACGTCGACGGTATGGATGAGTCATACGGACCGGATTTCTGAGGTGCCGGAGGGATTTGAGGTTCTGGCTTCGACGGAAAACTGTCCAGTGGCGGCGATGGAGAATGCGGGCCGGAATCTTTATGCGGTTCAGTTCCATCCGGAAGTCGTTCATACGGAAGAGGGTTCGAAGCTGTTCCATGCATTCGTGTATGACATCTGCCGGTGCGCGGGTACGTGGAAGATGGATTCCTTTGTCGATACCACGGTGAAAGAGCTGCGTGAAAAGATCGGCGATGGCCGGGTGCTGTGTGCACTTTCGGGAGGCGTTGATTCGAGTGTATGTGCGGTGCTTCTTTCTAAGGCAGTCGGCAAGCAGCTGACCTGTGTCTTTGTGGATCACGGCCTTCTGCGCAAGGATGAGGGTGACGAGGTTGAGAAGGTTTTCGGGCCGGAAGGACCTTATGAGCTGAATTTTGTCCGGGTCAATGCGCAGGAGTATTTCTACGAGAAGCTGAAGGGCGTGACGGATCCGGAGCAGAAGCGGAAGATCATCGGCGCTGAGTTCATCAACGTCTTTGAAAAGGAAGCCCGGAAGATCGGGAAGGTTGATTTCCTGGCGCAGGGAACCATTTATCCGGATGTTGTTGAGTCCGGTATCGGCAAGGGCGCAGTGATCAAGTCGCATCACAATGTCGGCGGTCTGCCGGATCATGTGGATTTCAAGGAGATCGTGGAGCCGCTGCGGACATTGTTCAAGGATGAGGTTCGTCAGGTTGGCCTGGAGCTTGGAATTCCGCGGAATCTTGTGTATCGTCAGCCGTTCCCGGGGCCGGGTCTTGGGATCCGGATTGTCGGCGAAGTGACGGCAGAAAAGGTCCGTATCGTTCAGGAAGCGGATGCGATTTACCGGGAGGAACTGGAGAAGGCCAATATTGATATGGGCAGGGGCCAGTTCTTTGCGGCACTGTCCAACATGCGCTCGGTCGGTGTGATGGGCGATGGGCGTACGTATGAGTATGCGGTTGTGCTGCGTGGCGTGATTACGTCGGACTTTATGACAGCAGAGGCTGCTCAGATTCCCTGGGAGACGCTGCAGATCTGCATGAACCGTATTATCAACGAAGTCAAGGGAGTGAACCGTGTCCTCTATGATCTGACTTCGAAGCCTCCTGGAACAATCGAGCTGGAATAA
- a CDS encoding CTP synthase, translating into MKYIFVTGGVVSGLGKGITAASLGRLLKQRGLKVISQKLDPYINVDPGTMSPYQHGEVFVTEDGAETDLDLGHYERFIDENLNKYSNLTTGKVYWNVLQKERRGEYLGETVQIIPHITNEIKRFIYRVGEKADADVVITEIGGTVGDMESQPFLEAIRQIRIEKDPQDVCFIHVTLVPFIAGSDEYKSKPTQHSVRELQSLGIQPDIIIARCDGTLPEDITRKIALFCNVSKDCVIQNTNVHTIYDAPVMLEQQKFSDMVCRKLQISAPAADLTEWNAMLERIRNRSKDVDIALVGKYVRLHDAYLSVKEALHHGGYESDTHLHIHWIESEGITDATAPEVFKGVDGIIVPGGFGGRGIEGMVASAKYARENNIPYFGICLGMQIAVIEYARDVLGWSDANSREFDEESTHKVIDFMPDQSDDIDKGGTMRLGAYPCAVRSGSLLEKCYGESEISERHRHRYEVNNEYRQDFIDHGMLVDGTSPDGRLVEAVEIKDHPFFIGVQFHPEFKSRPNRAHPIFREFVRASLKHRDEVEKQ; encoded by the coding sequence ATGAAGTACATATTCGTGACTGGCGGTGTTGTTTCGGGACTTGGCAAAGGAATTACGGCGGCTTCGCTCGGACGCCTTCTGAAGCAGCGTGGTCTGAAGGTTATTTCGCAGAAGCTGGATCCCTATATCAACGTGGATCCGGGCACAATGTCACCTTATCAGCATGGCGAAGTGTTCGTGACGGAGGACGGTGCGGAGACGGACCTGGACCTTGGTCATTATGAGCGTTTCATTGATGAGAACCTCAACAAGTATTCCAACCTGACAACGGGCAAGGTGTACTGGAACGTGCTGCAGAAGGAGCGGCGCGGTGAGTATCTGGGTGAGACGGTACAGATCATTCCGCATATTACAAATGAGATCAAGCGCTTCATCTACCGTGTCGGTGAGAAGGCGGATGCGGATGTCGTTATTACGGAGATCGGCGGTACGGTCGGTGATATGGAGAGTCAGCCGTTCCTGGAGGCAATCCGTCAGATCCGGATCGAGAAGGATCCGCAGGATGTTTGCTTTATTCATGTGACGCTGGTTCCGTTCATTGCCGGTTCGGATGAGTATAAGTCGAAGCCTACGCAGCACTCGGTGCGTGAGCTGCAGTCGCTCGGTATTCAGCCGGATATTATCATTGCGCGCTGCGATGGTACGCTGCCGGAGGACATTACGCGGAAGATCGCGCTGTTCTGCAATGTGAGCAAGGACTGCGTTATTCAGAATACGAATGTGCATACGATCTATGATGCGCCAGTGATGCTTGAGCAGCAGAAGTTCTCGGACATGGTGTGCCGGAAGCTGCAGATTTCGGCTCCGGCTGCGGATCTGACGGAGTGGAATGCGATGCTTGAGAGAATCCGCAACCGTTCGAAGGATGTGGACATTGCGCTGGTCGGCAAGTATGTGCGTCTTCATGATGCATACCTCTCGGTGAAGGAGGCTCTGCACCATGGCGGCTATGAGTCAGATACGCATCTGCATATTCACTGGATTGAGTCGGAAGGAATTACGGATGCGACGGCGCCGGAAGTGTTCAAGGGCGTTGACGGCATCATTGTGCCGGGCGGATTCGGTGGCCGCGGCATTGAGGGCATGGTGGCTTCGGCCAAGTATGCGCGTGAGAACAACATTCCTTACTTCGGAATCTGTCTGGGCATGCAGATTGCGGTGATTGAGTATGCGCGGGATGTGCTCGGCTGGTCGGATGCGAACTCCCGTGAATTTGATGAGGAGAGTACGCATAAGGTGATCGACTTTATGCCGGATCAGAGTGATGATATTGACAAGGGCGGTACGATGCGGCTGGGTGCGTATCCGTGCGCGGTCCGGAGTGGATCTTTGCTTGAGAAGTGCTATGGGGAGAGTGAGATTTCGGAGCGTCATCGTCACCGGTATGAGGTGAATAACGAGTATCGTCAGGATTTTATTGATCACGGTATGCTCGTGGATGGTACGTCGCCGGATGGACGTTTGGTGGAAGCGGTGGAGATCAAGGATCATCCGTTCTTCATCGGTGTTCAGTTCCATCCGGAGTTCAAGTCGCGTCCGAACAGGGCTCATCCGATTTTCCGTGAGTTTGTCCGTGCTTCCCTGAAGCATCGGGATGAGGTGGAGAAGCAGTAA
- a CDS encoding cytochrome c biogenesis protein/redoxin — protein MSLGNLSYFGVFLEGLLSFLSPCVLPLIPLYVGYLSQDVDGRQSRRIMLVHTLFFVLGIGTVFVVAALGITFLQDFLAKYQLPMEIAGGILLIAAGLIALGVIRIPALERTYRHNAQRRGGNLGAYLLGFFFSFAWTPCVGPLLASALVLAANAESHLQGILYIVCYAAGFLLLFVLLGLFTDETLRLLKKYRNVTAVVGKVGGAIVLAMGVYMLVDANRSVVQKTQAPAQETAPAVAEESADAAAEAEASASPSASADTRSDIEKYDFTLMDGDGNEVTLSSYKGKTVVLNFFATWCYYCNQELPDFQKVHDNDPDVVVLLVDMPNVSGEGDQDYVMKYMADAGYSMTVLFDTTGSVHSMYGVSGFPMTYIIQPDGNFLGYMPGYMQPSVLEQALWDAKNNANEQ, from the coding sequence ATGAGTCTCGGTAACCTGAGCTATTTCGGTGTGTTTCTGGAGGGGCTGCTGTCCTTCCTTTCGCCCTGTGTTCTGCCGTTGATTCCGCTGTATGTCGGCTATCTTTCGCAGGATGTCGATGGCAGGCAGAGCCGCAGGATAATGCTGGTTCATACGCTCTTCTTTGTGCTCGGCATTGGTACGGTGTTTGTTGTCGCTGCTTTGGGCATTACGTTTCTGCAGGATTTTCTTGCAAAGTATCAGCTGCCGATGGAGATTGCGGGCGGCATTCTCTTGATTGCGGCGGGGCTGATCGCTCTTGGTGTGATACGGATTCCGGCGCTGGAGAGGACGTATCGTCATAACGCACAGCGCAGGGGAGGAAACCTTGGGGCCTATCTTCTTGGCTTCTTCTTCAGCTTTGCCTGGACACCATGCGTGGGGCCGCTGCTGGCGAGTGCGCTGGTGCTGGCAGCCAATGCGGAAAGTCATCTGCAGGGAATTCTTTACATCGTGTGCTATGCGGCCGGCTTCCTTCTGCTGTTTGTCTTGCTTGGTCTGTTTACGGATGAGACGCTGCGTCTGCTGAAGAAGTACAGGAATGTGACGGCGGTCGTTGGTAAGGTTGGCGGTGCGATTGTGCTGGCAATGGGCGTGTACATGCTCGTGGATGCCAATCGCAGTGTTGTACAGAAGACACAGGCGCCCGCGCAGGAAACGGCGCCGGCGGTGGCAGAAGAGAGTGCGGATGCTGCTGCGGAGGCGGAAGCCAGTGCTTCACCGAGTGCGTCGGCGGATACGCGCAGTGACATCGAGAAGTATGACTTTACGCTGATGGACGGGGATGGCAATGAGGTGACGCTTTCTTCCTACAAGGGAAAGACGGTGGTGCTGAACTTCTTTGCGACGTGGTGCTATTACTGCAATCAGGAGCTGCCTGATTTCCAGAAGGTTCATGACAATGATCCGGATGTGGTTGTTCTGCTGGTGGATATGCCGAATGTTTCAGGCGAGGGCGATCAGGATTATGTGATGAAGTATATGGCGGATGCGGGCTATTCAATGACGGTGCTGTTTGATACGACGGGGTCTGTCCACAGTATGTATGGTGTGAGCGGCTTTCCGATGACGTACATCATTCAGCCGGACGGCAATTTTCTTGGCTATATGCCCGGATATATGCAGCCGTCGGTGCTGGAACAGGCGCTTTGGGATGCGAAGAACAATGCGAATGAGCAGTAA
- a CDS encoding undecaprenyl-diphosphate phosphatase: MSVLIQILKSIVFGIVEGITEWLPISSTGHLILLNAVIPLTDNAEFWDMYKYIIQLGAILAVIVLYWHKLWPFSPKKNEKEKKDTWDIWVKIVIASIPTGIVGVLLNDYADAHLSTPVVVAVALIVYGVLFLVIERVPRKAKIKSIAAIDFKTAFLIGCAQSLAVIPGTSRSGSTILGALLLGLSRGTAAEFSFFLAIPVMFGVSLLELVKHAAAVSLGEVIVLIVGMVVSFVVSVMVIRSLMSYIRKHNFRAFGLYRIALGALILILALLGVLPAAISA, translated from the coding sequence ATGTCGGTGTTGATTCAGATTCTGAAGTCCATTGTCTTCGGTATTGTGGAAGGTATTACGGAGTGGCTGCCGATCAGTTCGACGGGTCATCTGATTCTTCTGAATGCGGTAATTCCGTTAACGGATAATGCTGAATTCTGGGATATGTACAAGTACATCATTCAGCTGGGTGCGATTCTGGCTGTCATTGTGCTGTACTGGCACAAGCTGTGGCCGTTCAGTCCGAAAAAGAATGAGAAGGAAAAGAAGGATACGTGGGATATCTGGGTGAAGATCGTCATCGCCTCGATTCCGACGGGCATTGTCGGTGTGCTGCTGAATGATTATGCGGACGCGCATCTGAGTACACCTGTTGTTGTGGCAGTGGCGTTAATTGTATATGGTGTCCTGTTCCTGGTGATTGAGCGTGTTCCCCGCAAGGCAAAGATCAAGTCAATCGCTGCGATTGATTTCAAGACAGCCTTCCTGATTGGCTGTGCGCAGTCGCTTGCTGTGATTCCGGGTACCTCGCGTTCGGGATCGACGATTCTTGGTGCATTGCTGCTGGGACTGAGCCGCGGTACGGCTGCGGAGTTCAGCTTTTTCCTGGCAATTCCGGTCATGTTCGGCGTTTCGCTTCTGGAACTTGTCAAACATGCGGCGGCCGTGAGCCTTGGGGAAGTGATCGTTCTGATTGTTGGCATGGTTGTGAGCTTTGTGGTTTCAGTGATGGTGATCCGTTCGCTGATGTCCTATATTCGCAAGCATAATTTCCGGGCGTTTGGTCTGTACCGCATTGCGCTTGGCGCTTTGATTCTGATTCTGGCGTTGCTGGGTGTGCTTCCGGCCGCGATTTCGGCATGA
- a CDS encoding 4-alpha-glucanotransferase, with translation MSELFSKTLSCFDRHALRMLDDLVPGTVWDIGCLEEQNDVSHYLLRQDLLSPDQLQKEGLLGAKVLSPLQRDGMIRQAYRSFRPDYDFSSFAFDDQVQAGVLYQLFARKTKERDWKKWDCVYRDYPQGKGVNLKVMEDDLFYLLFVQYELSKAWKEFSRACHHGGVKVIVHVPFPQRQEAVDAWYHNPLYDGEGNIRWDGAYRVLLELLEFYEGLADGVFFDGVEILENKPETAQYLAQKAGELQLKVQMIVPDTFDRELAGRCGFRQLSKML, from the coding sequence ATGAGCGAGCTGTTTTCGAAAACGTTATCCTGCTTTGACCGTCATGCGCTTCGTATGCTGGATGATCTGGTGCCTGGAACCGTGTGGGATATCGGCTGTCTGGAGGAACAGAATGACGTTTCCCACTATCTGCTGCGTCAGGACCTGCTGTCACCGGATCAGCTGCAGAAGGAGGGGCTGCTGGGTGCGAAGGTGCTGTCGCCGCTGCAGCGTGACGGGATGATTCGTCAGGCATACCGCAGCTTTCGTCCGGACTATGACTTTTCTTCCTTTGCGTTTGATGATCAGGTGCAGGCAGGCGTTCTGTATCAGCTGTTTGCACGGAAGACGAAGGAACGGGACTGGAAGAAATGGGACTGTGTCTATCGGGATTATCCGCAGGGAAAAGGCGTGAATCTGAAGGTGATGGAGGATGATCTCTTCTATCTTCTCTTTGTGCAGTATGAACTTTCGAAGGCGTGGAAGGAGTTTTCGCGGGCCTGTCACCATGGCGGCGTGAAGGTGATTGTCCATGTGCCGTTTCCGCAGCGTCAGGAGGCGGTAGACGCCTGGTATCACAATCCTCTTTATGATGGGGAAGGAAACATTCGCTGGGATGGTGCATACCGTGTTCTTCTGGAACTTCTGGAGTTCTATGAGGGGCTGGCGGACGGCGTGTTCTTCGATGGCGTTGAAATTCTTGAAAATAAACCGGAAACGGCGCAATATCTTGCTCAAAAGGCCGGAGAGCTGCAGCTGAAGGTGCAGATGATTGTGCCAGATACGTTTGATCGTGAGCTTGCGGGTCGCTGCGGGTTTCGGCAGTTGTCTAAGATGCTATAA